The Brassica napus cultivar Da-Ae chromosome C7, Da-Ae, whole genome shotgun sequence genome has a segment encoding these proteins:
- the LOC106348139 gene encoding DNA mismatch repair protein MLH3 isoform X1, giving the protein MKTIKPLPEGVRRSMRSGIIMFDMTRVVEELLFNSLDAGATKVSIFVGVVTCSVKVVDDGSGVSRDDLVLLGERYATSKFHDFIDVETASESFGFRGEALASISDISLLEITTKAVGRPNGYRKVMKGSKCLHLGIDDDRKDSGTTVTVRDLFYNHPVRQKYMQSSPKKVLESITKCVFRIALVHSNVSFSVLDIDSDEELLQANPSASAFSLLMSDAGTEALNSLSKVDVKDGTLNVSGYISGPRDSFKVLQYIYINSRFVSKGPIHKLLNNFAASFDSTDDWKPTDGLQTGRRSRIQPCPGYILCITCPRHLYELSFEPSKTNVEFKNWEPILTLIERIILANWKKDEGLEICDGRADLLAKGDRQDLIDYMGGLEKDAEWPETMEPTKKKLKRSNDETPSSFLFPPSAGFKRDDGYFSEGKEEWSPKYELGMKIQNLKEQDTVAEFDRQTASFLQPCDTDMQKNEDFPQVTGFLETRLVSGAKCSKQFLTRCQISTPSVNHDFMEDADVLNFQFEDVEDELDVSNCIGNHLLRGCSSRGRLALHEPNLARGEGSESGMRMKLDDKRTNSLIHVLETREGDSYRDVLSDTHEFHGRTRTPDCSLGSSWQESDWFNPQHISDSTSVGNGEDFNINRVDIAEFRSYEDKSVKKIYSSSANVGRSGPGSFRLSSECSTVFSTSPSATEWESDYQKGCQILEGSLDLGRTPDPGDFFSAANDVKFDHEAIPKISCRKTSTDSFADIQNGTESGETIFQSLWGHADNVGIEQHNIRKDTFSYRYGSKNNVGKRRSRRSRSAPPFYQEKKRFVSLSCRSDTKSKNSDPSVPDDLECLTQPCNASHIFVDVSYDHLQEPEKSLSSASDLKASAGCSIVHSEARDEDGDEDLSSEENLDPVKSTTKWRHNCPVPQVAKESHELHDQDSVLDICSGLLHLRSDESLVPESINRQSLEDAKVLQQVDKKYIPIVACGTVAIVDQHAADERIRLEELRKKVLAGEARTVTYLSADQELVLPEMGYQLLQSYSDQIRDWGWICSINVEGSTSFKKSMSIIQRKPTPITLNAVPCVLGVNLSDVDLLEFLQQLADTDGSSTIPPSVLRVLNSKACRGAIMFGDSLLPSECSLIIEGLKQTSLCFQCAHGRPTTVPLVDLKALHKQIAKIEARQPWHGFERREITLDRAKSRADEAKG; this is encoded by the exons ATGAAGACGATTAAGCCCTTGCCGGAAGGCGTCCGTCGCTCCATGCGATCCGGAATCATCATGTTCGACATGACGAGGGTCGTGGAGGAGCTCCTCTTCAACAGTCTCGACGCTGGTGCGACCAAG GTGTCTATCTTCGTGGGCGTTGTGACATGCTCTGTGAAGGTTGTGGATGATG gATCTGGCGTTTCCAGAGATGATTTGGTTTTGTTGGGAGAAAGATATG CTACGTCAAAGTTTCACGACTTCATAGATGTGGAGACAGCCAGTGAAAGTTTTGGATTCCGAGGAGAGGCCTTGGCTTCCATATCAGATATCTCGTTGCTGGAAATCACGACTAAAGCTGTTGGGAGGCCTAATGGTTATCGGAAGGTTATGAAG GGATCCAAGTGTCTTCATCTAGGAATTGACGATGATAGAAAAGACTCTGGCACGACTG TAACTGTCCGAGATCTGTTTTACAATCATCCTGTGAGACAAAAATATATGCAATCCAG CCCCAAGAAAGTGTTGGAATCTATAACAAAGTGTGTGTTCCGGATTGCGCTTGTGCACTCTAATGTTTCCTTCAGTGTTCTTGATATCGATAG TGATGAAGAGCTTCTCCAAGCCAATCCTTCTGCTTCAGCATTTTCTCTACTGATGAGTGATGCAGGGACCGAAGctttaaactctctttctaaAGTAGACGTTAAAGATGGCACGTTGAATGTCTCTGGGTATATATCTGGTCCTCGAGATAGTTTCAAG GTTTTGCAGTACATAT ATATCAATTCAAGATTCGTAAGCAAAGGTCCCATACATAAGCTGCTGAACAACTTCGCTGCTAGTTTTGATTCTACGGATGACTGGAAGCCTACAGATGGGCTACAAACAGGACGACGTAGCAGAATTCAACCCTGTCCTGGTTACATACTGTGCATAACATGTCCACGTCATCTTTATGAATTATCATTTGAACCATCAAAGACAAACGTCGAGTTCAAG AACTGGGAACCTATACTTACCTTGATAGAAAGAATCATTCTAGCGAACTGGAAGAAAGATGAGGGTCTTG AAATTTGTGATGGGCGAGCTGATCTGCTGGCAAAAGGTGATAGACAAGACCTGATTGATTACATGGGTGGACTTGAAAAAG ATGCAGAGTGGCCAGAAACTATGGAACCTACAAAAAAGAAGCTCAAGAGAAGTAATGATGAGACACCTTCTAGTTTTCTCTTTCCCCCGTCTGCTGGCTTTAAAAGAGATGATGGTTATTTTTCGGAAGGAAAGGAGGAATGGTCTCCAAAATATGAGTTAGGAATGAAAATTCAGAATCTTAAAGAACAAGACACTGTAGCTGAATTTGACCGTCAGACTGCTTCTTTTCTACAGCCATGTGACACAGATATGCAAAAGAATGAAGACTTTCCGCAAGTTACTGGCTTCCTAGAAACAAGATTGGTTTCTGGCGCTAAGTGCAGCAAACAGTTTCTAACAAGATGCCAGATTAGCACACCCAGTGTCAACCATGATTTTATGGAAGATGCAGACGTATTGAATTTTCAGTTTGAAGATGTTGAAGATGAGTTGGATGTCAGCAATTGCATTGGAAATCACCTTTTGCGGGGTTGCTCCTCAAGAGGAAGGCTAGCCCTTCATGAGCCTAATCTAGCTCGTGGTGAAGGGTCTGAATCAGGCATGCGTATGAAACTTGATGACAAACGAACTAATTCACTGATTCATGTCCTAGAGACCAGAGAAGGTGATTCCTACCGTGATGTTCTTTCTGATACTCATGAATTTCATGGAAGGACCAGGACTCCTGATTGTTCCCTAGGGAGTTCATGGCAGGAATCTGATTGGTTTAATCCACAACATATCTCAGATAGTACAAGTGTTGGAAATGGAGAAGATTTTAACATCAACCGCGTAGATATTGCGGAATTTCGTTCTTATGAAGACAAATCTGTGAAGAAAATTTACTCTTCCTCAGCCAATGTCGGGAGGTCTGGTCCTGGTAGTTTCCGTTTGAGTTCTGAGTGCTCTACAGTGTTCTCCACATCTCCTTCTGCGACCGAGTGGGAGTCTGATTATCAGAAAGGTTGTCAAATTCTTGAAGGGAGTTTGGACCTGGGAAGGACGCCTGACCCTGGAGACTTTTTCAGTGCTGCCAACGACGTCAAATTTGATCATGAGGCCATACCTAAAATCAGTTGCCGGAAAACCAGCACAGATTCTTTCGCAGATATTCAGAATGGCACTGAGTCAGGTGAAACGATTTTCCAGTCATTGTGGGGACATGCAGATAATGTGGGTATTGAACAACATAATATCAGGAAGGACACATTTAGTTATAGGTATGGTTCAAAGAATAATGTTGGTAAACGAAGGTCAAGAAGAAGCCGCTCTGCTCCTCCATTTTATCAAGAGAAAAAGAGATTTGTCAGCTTAAGTTGTAGATCAGACACGAAATCAAAGAACTCTGATCCATCag TACCTGATGATTTGGAGTGCTTGACACAACCCTGTAATGCATCTCATATCTTTGTTGATGTGTCATATGACCACCTACAAGAACCAGAAAAAAGTTTGAGTTCGGCCTCAGACTTGAAAGCATCTGCTGGTTGCAGTATTGTGCACTCAGAGGCCCGAGATGAGGATGGAGACGAAG ACTTGAGCTCAGAGGAAAATCTGGATCCAGTTAAATCCACAACGAAATGGCGCCATAACTGTCCGGTCCCTCAG GTTGCCAAGGAATCACACGagcttcatgatcaagatagtGTACTTGATATATGTTCAGGACTTTTGCACCTGCGATCAGATGAGTCCTTGGTTCCTGAATCTATAAACAGACAGTCCCTTGAGGATGCTAAGGTTCTACAACAGGTGGATAAAAAATACATCCCAATTGTTGCTTGTGGAACAGTTGCTATCGTTGATCAG CATGCTGCCGATGAAAGAATTCGATTGGAAGAGCTGCGTAAAAAG GTCCTGGCTGGGGAAGCAAGGACAGTTACCTATTTGAGTGCAGACCAAGAGTTG GTCCTACCAGAGATGGGTTATCAGTTACTCCAGAGTTATTCAGACCAGATAAGAGACTGGGGTTGGATCTGCAGCATTAATGTAGAAGGGTCAACGTCCTTTAAGAA GAGCATGAGCATCATTCAACGGAAACCAACTCCAATCACACTTAATGCG GTCCCATGCGTTCTGGGTGTAAATCTATCAGATGTTGATCTATTAGAGTTTCTTCAGCAG CTTGCTGATACTGACGGATCATCAACAATTCCTCCATCTGTTCTTCGAGTCCTGAACTCCAAAGCATGTAGAG GTGCAATTATGTTCGGAGATTCTCTGTTACCCTCAGAATGCTCTTTAATCATCGAAGGACTAAAGCAGACCTCACTGTGTTTCCAG TGTGCTCATGGGAGACCAACGACAGTTCCTCTAGTCGATTTGAAGGCATTACACAAACAGATAGCAAAGATCGAAGCAAGACAACCGTGGCATGGGTTCGAACGCAGAGAAATCACACTTGATCGTGCTAAGTCACGCGCAGATGAAGCTAAAGGCTAA
- the LOC106348139 gene encoding DNA mismatch repair protein MLH3 isoform X2, whose translation MKTIKPLPEGVRRSMRSGIIMFDMTRVVEELLFNSLDAGATKVSIFVGVVTCSVKVVDDGSGVSRDDLVLLGERYATSKFHDFIDVETASESFGFRGEALASISDISLLEITTKAVGRPNGYRKVMKGSKCLHLGIDDDRKDSGTTVTVRDLFYNHPVRQKYMQSSPKKVLESITKCVFRIALVHSNVSFSVLDIDSDEELLQANPSASAFSLLMSDAGTEALNSLSKVDVKDGTLNVSGYISGPRDSFKVLQYIYINSRFVSKGPIHKLLNNFAASFDSTDDWKPTDGLQTGRRSRIQPCPGYILCITCPRHLYELSFEPSKTNVEFKNWEPILTLIERIILANWKKDEGLEICDGRADLLAKGDRQDLIDYMGGLEKEWPETMEPTKKKLKRSNDETPSSFLFPPSAGFKRDDGYFSEGKEEWSPKYELGMKIQNLKEQDTVAEFDRQTASFLQPCDTDMQKNEDFPQVTGFLETRLVSGAKCSKQFLTRCQISTPSVNHDFMEDADVLNFQFEDVEDELDVSNCIGNHLLRGCSSRGRLALHEPNLARGEGSESGMRMKLDDKRTNSLIHVLETREGDSYRDVLSDTHEFHGRTRTPDCSLGSSWQESDWFNPQHISDSTSVGNGEDFNINRVDIAEFRSYEDKSVKKIYSSSANVGRSGPGSFRLSSECSTVFSTSPSATEWESDYQKGCQILEGSLDLGRTPDPGDFFSAANDVKFDHEAIPKISCRKTSTDSFADIQNGTESGETIFQSLWGHADNVGIEQHNIRKDTFSYRYGSKNNVGKRRSRRSRSAPPFYQEKKRFVSLSCRSDTKSKNSDPSVPDDLECLTQPCNASHIFVDVSYDHLQEPEKSLSSASDLKASAGCSIVHSEARDEDGDEDLSSEENLDPVKSTTKWRHNCPVPQVAKESHELHDQDSVLDICSGLLHLRSDESLVPESINRQSLEDAKVLQQVDKKYIPIVACGTVAIVDQHAADERIRLEELRKKVLAGEARTVTYLSADQELVLPEMGYQLLQSYSDQIRDWGWICSINVEGSTSFKKSMSIIQRKPTPITLNAVPCVLGVNLSDVDLLEFLQQLADTDGSSTIPPSVLRVLNSKACRGAIMFGDSLLPSECSLIIEGLKQTSLCFQCAHGRPTTVPLVDLKALHKQIAKIEARQPWHGFERREITLDRAKSRADEAKG comes from the exons ATGAAGACGATTAAGCCCTTGCCGGAAGGCGTCCGTCGCTCCATGCGATCCGGAATCATCATGTTCGACATGACGAGGGTCGTGGAGGAGCTCCTCTTCAACAGTCTCGACGCTGGTGCGACCAAG GTGTCTATCTTCGTGGGCGTTGTGACATGCTCTGTGAAGGTTGTGGATGATG gATCTGGCGTTTCCAGAGATGATTTGGTTTTGTTGGGAGAAAGATATG CTACGTCAAAGTTTCACGACTTCATAGATGTGGAGACAGCCAGTGAAAGTTTTGGATTCCGAGGAGAGGCCTTGGCTTCCATATCAGATATCTCGTTGCTGGAAATCACGACTAAAGCTGTTGGGAGGCCTAATGGTTATCGGAAGGTTATGAAG GGATCCAAGTGTCTTCATCTAGGAATTGACGATGATAGAAAAGACTCTGGCACGACTG TAACTGTCCGAGATCTGTTTTACAATCATCCTGTGAGACAAAAATATATGCAATCCAG CCCCAAGAAAGTGTTGGAATCTATAACAAAGTGTGTGTTCCGGATTGCGCTTGTGCACTCTAATGTTTCCTTCAGTGTTCTTGATATCGATAG TGATGAAGAGCTTCTCCAAGCCAATCCTTCTGCTTCAGCATTTTCTCTACTGATGAGTGATGCAGGGACCGAAGctttaaactctctttctaaAGTAGACGTTAAAGATGGCACGTTGAATGTCTCTGGGTATATATCTGGTCCTCGAGATAGTTTCAAG GTTTTGCAGTACATAT ATATCAATTCAAGATTCGTAAGCAAAGGTCCCATACATAAGCTGCTGAACAACTTCGCTGCTAGTTTTGATTCTACGGATGACTGGAAGCCTACAGATGGGCTACAAACAGGACGACGTAGCAGAATTCAACCCTGTCCTGGTTACATACTGTGCATAACATGTCCACGTCATCTTTATGAATTATCATTTGAACCATCAAAGACAAACGTCGAGTTCAAG AACTGGGAACCTATACTTACCTTGATAGAAAGAATCATTCTAGCGAACTGGAAGAAAGATGAGGGTCTTG AAATTTGTGATGGGCGAGCTGATCTGCTGGCAAAAGGTGATAGACAAGACCTGATTGATTACATGGGTGGACTTGAAAAAG AGTGGCCAGAAACTATGGAACCTACAAAAAAGAAGCTCAAGAGAAGTAATGATGAGACACCTTCTAGTTTTCTCTTTCCCCCGTCTGCTGGCTTTAAAAGAGATGATGGTTATTTTTCGGAAGGAAAGGAGGAATGGTCTCCAAAATATGAGTTAGGAATGAAAATTCAGAATCTTAAAGAACAAGACACTGTAGCTGAATTTGACCGTCAGACTGCTTCTTTTCTACAGCCATGTGACACAGATATGCAAAAGAATGAAGACTTTCCGCAAGTTACTGGCTTCCTAGAAACAAGATTGGTTTCTGGCGCTAAGTGCAGCAAACAGTTTCTAACAAGATGCCAGATTAGCACACCCAGTGTCAACCATGATTTTATGGAAGATGCAGACGTATTGAATTTTCAGTTTGAAGATGTTGAAGATGAGTTGGATGTCAGCAATTGCATTGGAAATCACCTTTTGCGGGGTTGCTCCTCAAGAGGAAGGCTAGCCCTTCATGAGCCTAATCTAGCTCGTGGTGAAGGGTCTGAATCAGGCATGCGTATGAAACTTGATGACAAACGAACTAATTCACTGATTCATGTCCTAGAGACCAGAGAAGGTGATTCCTACCGTGATGTTCTTTCTGATACTCATGAATTTCATGGAAGGACCAGGACTCCTGATTGTTCCCTAGGGAGTTCATGGCAGGAATCTGATTGGTTTAATCCACAACATATCTCAGATAGTACAAGTGTTGGAAATGGAGAAGATTTTAACATCAACCGCGTAGATATTGCGGAATTTCGTTCTTATGAAGACAAATCTGTGAAGAAAATTTACTCTTCCTCAGCCAATGTCGGGAGGTCTGGTCCTGGTAGTTTCCGTTTGAGTTCTGAGTGCTCTACAGTGTTCTCCACATCTCCTTCTGCGACCGAGTGGGAGTCTGATTATCAGAAAGGTTGTCAAATTCTTGAAGGGAGTTTGGACCTGGGAAGGACGCCTGACCCTGGAGACTTTTTCAGTGCTGCCAACGACGTCAAATTTGATCATGAGGCCATACCTAAAATCAGTTGCCGGAAAACCAGCACAGATTCTTTCGCAGATATTCAGAATGGCACTGAGTCAGGTGAAACGATTTTCCAGTCATTGTGGGGACATGCAGATAATGTGGGTATTGAACAACATAATATCAGGAAGGACACATTTAGTTATAGGTATGGTTCAAAGAATAATGTTGGTAAACGAAGGTCAAGAAGAAGCCGCTCTGCTCCTCCATTTTATCAAGAGAAAAAGAGATTTGTCAGCTTAAGTTGTAGATCAGACACGAAATCAAAGAACTCTGATCCATCag TACCTGATGATTTGGAGTGCTTGACACAACCCTGTAATGCATCTCATATCTTTGTTGATGTGTCATATGACCACCTACAAGAACCAGAAAAAAGTTTGAGTTCGGCCTCAGACTTGAAAGCATCTGCTGGTTGCAGTATTGTGCACTCAGAGGCCCGAGATGAGGATGGAGACGAAG ACTTGAGCTCAGAGGAAAATCTGGATCCAGTTAAATCCACAACGAAATGGCGCCATAACTGTCCGGTCCCTCAG GTTGCCAAGGAATCACACGagcttcatgatcaagatagtGTACTTGATATATGTTCAGGACTTTTGCACCTGCGATCAGATGAGTCCTTGGTTCCTGAATCTATAAACAGACAGTCCCTTGAGGATGCTAAGGTTCTACAACAGGTGGATAAAAAATACATCCCAATTGTTGCTTGTGGAACAGTTGCTATCGTTGATCAG CATGCTGCCGATGAAAGAATTCGATTGGAAGAGCTGCGTAAAAAG GTCCTGGCTGGGGAAGCAAGGACAGTTACCTATTTGAGTGCAGACCAAGAGTTG GTCCTACCAGAGATGGGTTATCAGTTACTCCAGAGTTATTCAGACCAGATAAGAGACTGGGGTTGGATCTGCAGCATTAATGTAGAAGGGTCAACGTCCTTTAAGAA GAGCATGAGCATCATTCAACGGAAACCAACTCCAATCACACTTAATGCG GTCCCATGCGTTCTGGGTGTAAATCTATCAGATGTTGATCTATTAGAGTTTCTTCAGCAG CTTGCTGATACTGACGGATCATCAACAATTCCTCCATCTGTTCTTCGAGTCCTGAACTCCAAAGCATGTAGAG GTGCAATTATGTTCGGAGATTCTCTGTTACCCTCAGAATGCTCTTTAATCATCGAAGGACTAAAGCAGACCTCACTGTGTTTCCAG TGTGCTCATGGGAGACCAACGACAGTTCCTCTAGTCGATTTGAAGGCATTACACAAACAGATAGCAAAGATCGAAGCAAGACAACCGTGGCATGGGTTCGAACGCAGAGAAATCACACTTGATCGTGCTAAGTCACGCGCAGATGAAGCTAAAGGCTAA
- the BNAA03G53390D gene encoding uncharacterized protein BNAA03G53390D yields MVSSSISNKRYTYIHESESEANREAIDIHHVIINGSRVTGYARLRWLAFFLVALAIIMYFLLGKDNPVRTLSWSCLLSGFFVMIQSRKFVKKESVIIMPTFGIQLETQYLSGKTVSMFIPIGKILKPVLVECVTPVTCYWSLSLFLRGEEQLTLVFKELRPTLKMLVPIWKALCAVIGTDQSEMMTEEEHVVAG; encoded by the exons ATGGTGAGCTCGTCTATTTCGAATAAGAGATACACTTATATACACGAAAGTGAGAGTGAGGCAAATAGAGAAGCCATTGACATTCACCATGTGATCATCAACGGAAGCAGAGTAACTGGTTATGCCCGTCTTAGGTGGCTTGCTTTCTTCCTTGTGGCTTTGGCTATCATCATGTACTTTCTTCTTGGAAAG gACAATCCAGTTAGGACTCTTTCTTGGAGCTGCCTCTTAAGTGGTTTCTTTGTTATGATACAAAGCCGGAAGTTTGTCAAGAAAG AATCTGTTATAATCATGCCAACCTTTGGGATCCAACTTGAAACTCAATATTTAAG TGGAAAAACTGTCTCCATGTTTATTCCTATTGGCAAGATTTTGAAGCCTGTGCTTGTCGAATGTGTCACCCCTGTTACATGTTACTGGAGTCTCTCCTTGTTTCTGCGTGGCGAAGAACAGCTTACATTGGTGTTTAAG GAACTGCGTCCGACACTGAAGATGTTGGTTCCTATTTGGAAGGCATTGTGTGCTGTTATTGGCACAGACCAAAGTGAAATGATGACTGAAGAAGAACATGTTGTAGCTGGTTAA
- the LOC111207481 gene encoding WUSCHEL-related homeobox 13, with translation MMEWDNQQQPSNNPSSNLQGIDVNGGSGSGGMYVKVMTDEQLETLRKQIAIYATICERLVEMHKTLTSQQDLAGRVGGLYADPTFGHKMTGGRQRWTPTPVQLQILERIFDQGIGTPSKQKIKDITEELSQHGQIAEQNVYNWFQNRRARSKRKQHGGGGGGVGSSSNNNNGESEVEAETETVNEKRKMPESLLVFPDGNKNAIGTTSATSPRPEDLYFQSPEMSSDLDLLGVLSNPRDEHFVGKMGLSESYNMYDHVEDYGM, from the exons ATGATGGAGTGGGACAATCAGCAGCAACCCAGTAACAATCCTTCTTCAAATCTTCAAGGGATCGACGTTAATGGAGGCTCAGGCTCAGGAGGAATGTACGTGAAGGTGATGACCGACGAGCAGCTCGAAACTCTGAGGAAGCAGATTGCTATCTACGCCACCATTTGTGAACGTCTCGTTGAGATGCACAAAACCCTCACTTCTCAACAAGATCTTGCAG GGAGAGTGGGAGGTCTATATGCAGACCCAACGTTTGGTCACAAGATGACAGGTGGTAGGCAGAGGTGGACTCCTACTCCAGTTCAGCTTCAGATTCTGGAGCGTATATTCGACCAAGGGATAGGGACACCGAGCAAGCAGAAGATCAAAGACATAACCGAGGAGCTGAGCCAGCACGGTCAGATAGCTGAGCAAAACGTCTACAATTGGTTTCAGAACCGGCGCGCTCGGTCCAAGAGGAAGCAgcatggtggtggtggtggtggtgttgGTTCTTCTAGTAACAACAACAATGGTGAGTCTGAGGTGGAGGCTGAAACTGAGACGGTGAATGAGAAGAGAAAGATGCCAGAGAGTCTTCTTGTGTTTCCTGATGGAAACAAGAATGCCATTGGGACAACAAGTGCTACTAGTCCTAGGCCTGAAGATCTTTACTTCCAGAGCCCTGAGATGAGCTCTGATCTTGACTTGCTAGGAGTCCTATCAAACCCaa GGGATGAGCATTTTGTAGGAAAGATGGGGCTGTCTGAAAGCTACAACATGTATGATCATGTTGAAGATTATGGCATGTAG